A section of the Pseudovibrio sp. M1P-2-3 genome encodes:
- a CDS encoding DctP family TRAP transporter solute-binding subunit, translating to MKNLIMAATAAAAFTLSAPAFAAEECGDGETVIKFSHVVSAKGHPKGEMAAALEKRINEEMEGKACMQVFPSSQLFDDNKVMEALLLGDVQIAAPSLSKFEAYTLKYRLFDLPFLFNDMDAVTTFTKGEKGQELLGAMSDVGFVGLGYVFNGLKHFSAGKPLLTPSDTEGLKFRVQTSDVAVAMIEAMQANAQKLAFKEVYGALQTGVVDGQENTWSNIYTKKFFEVQDGITETNHQLLTYLAVTSQEWLDSLDPDVRDQFLQIFNEVTDEYNARSTEINEQNKQNIIKAGTLVRTLTPEQRQEWVDVMSPVWAKFADDIGQDYIDAAVAANK from the coding sequence ATGAAGAATTTAATTATGGCAGCTACGGCTGCCGCAGCTTTTACCCTTTCAGCTCCAGCGTTCGCTGCTGAAGAATGCGGTGACGGGGAAACCGTTATCAAGTTTAGCCATGTTGTTTCAGCAAAGGGCCACCCGAAAGGGGAAATGGCTGCAGCACTGGAAAAGCGCATCAACGAGGAAATGGAAGGCAAAGCCTGTATGCAGGTGTTCCCGTCTTCCCAGCTGTTTGACGACAATAAAGTAATGGAAGCCCTGTTGCTGGGTGATGTGCAAATCGCAGCACCTTCCCTTTCCAAGTTTGAGGCCTACACCCTCAAGTACCGCTTGTTCGATCTGCCGTTCCTGTTCAATGACATGGATGCAGTGACAACCTTCACAAAAGGCGAAAAGGGGCAGGAGCTTTTAGGTGCCATGTCCGATGTTGGCTTTGTTGGACTTGGATATGTCTTTAACGGGCTGAAGCACTTCTCCGCTGGCAAACCGCTGTTGACACCCTCTGATACGGAAGGGCTGAAGTTCCGTGTGCAAACTTCCGACGTGGCCGTTGCCATGATCGAGGCTATGCAGGCGAACGCACAAAAACTTGCGTTTAAAGAGGTCTATGGTGCGTTGCAGACCGGTGTTGTGGACGGACAGGAAAACACTTGGTCCAACATCTACACCAAGAAGTTCTTCGAGGTGCAGGACGGTATCACCGAGACCAACCACCAGCTGCTCACATACCTTGCCGTGACCTCTCAAGAATGGCTCGACAGTCTGGATCCGGACGTACGGGACCAGTTCTTGCAAATCTTCAATGAAGTGACCGATGAATATAACGCTCGCTCTACCGAGATTAACGAGCAAAACAAGCAGAACATCATCAAGGCGGGTACGCTTGTGCGCACTTTGACCCCTGAACAGCGTCAGGAGTGGGTGGATGTGATGAGCCCTGTCTGGGCAAAGTTCGCCGATGATATCGGGCAGGACTATATTGACGCTGCTGTTGCCGCAAACAAGTAA
- the thiB gene encoding thiamine ABC transporter substrate binding subunit, translating to MKHLLFAAGLLSTTPAFAADNPQLTIYTYDSFVSDWGPGPKVEEAFEAICNCDLNLVGVEDGAALLSRLRLEGKNTKADMVLGLDTNLLDKAKKTGLFAPHSVKADYTLPIEWSDETFVPYDWGYFAFVHKDGAQVPTNFRDLAASDTKILIQDPRSSTPGLGLLLWVKAAYGDEAPKIWADLADNIVTVTKGWSEAYGLFLEGEADMVLSYTTSPAYHLIAEEDASKKAAAFDEGHFMQVEVAAKLAGTDQQELADQFLNFMVSDAFQQIIPTTNWMYPAVTPAAGLPKGFETLLIPEKSLYLEPTEAVAARDEALPEWLNALSQ from the coding sequence ATGAAACATCTGCTATTTGCTGCGGGACTGTTGAGCACAACACCGGCTTTTGCCGCTGACAATCCACAGTTGACAATTTACACCTACGACAGCTTTGTTTCCGACTGGGGCCCGGGCCCGAAAGTGGAAGAAGCCTTTGAGGCCATTTGTAACTGCGACTTGAACCTTGTTGGTGTTGAAGATGGCGCCGCACTGCTGTCGCGCCTGCGTTTGGAAGGGAAAAACACCAAGGCCGATATGGTGCTGGGGCTGGATACCAACCTTCTGGACAAGGCCAAAAAAACCGGCCTGTTCGCACCGCACTCCGTGAAGGCTGACTACACCTTGCCAATCGAGTGGAGCGACGAGACTTTTGTGCCCTATGACTGGGGCTATTTCGCCTTTGTTCATAAAGACGGTGCGCAAGTGCCGACAAATTTCCGCGATCTGGCTGCAAGCGACACCAAAATCCTGATACAGGATCCTCGCTCTTCCACACCCGGCCTCGGGCTTCTTTTATGGGTGAAAGCGGCCTATGGGGATGAAGCTCCGAAAATCTGGGCAGACCTTGCAGATAACATTGTAACCGTGACCAAAGGCTGGTCCGAAGCATATGGTCTGTTCCTTGAGGGCGAGGCCGATATGGTGCTCAGCTACACCACATCTCCCGCTTACCATCTGATTGCAGAGGAAGATGCCAGTAAAAAAGCTGCCGCCTTTGATGAAGGGCACTTTATGCAAGTTGAAGTGGCTGCGAAACTGGCGGGCACCGACCAGCAGGAATTGGCCGATCAGTTCCTGAACTTCATGGTATCGGATGCTTTCCAGCAGATCATTCCAACAACCAACTGGATGTACCCTGCCGTGACACCGGCAGCAGGTTTGCCAAAAGGTTTTGAAACGCTGCTCATCCCTGAAAAATCTTTGTACCTTGAACCAACCGAGGCTGTTGCTGCACGAGATGAGGCTCTGCCCGAATGGCTGAACGCGCTCAGCCAGTAA
- a CDS encoding sensor histidine kinase has translation MHIIRHANINSARSPHWRTPVVMLAVLLTSLIAGALTWVMCEQKFLEDVGEKGLSTLSVQSANLEQHLDKFRLLAPILARSGEVKAAFKNKDVRSARRIARLIAGMSGADEVWFFSPETDFTVTNLLSRDALANKGRFAAPEAFKSATQGRLGRQLIVRGSNKQTSYVFAFAVREREAQLGIIAVRVSLSGVEQTWALSANGVFAVDESGHIVASNRPELRGRRFAVTEQKTTSAPPDQLNLVRGRTLLGLELFQASELAPAAPLLKLEQTVAPLGWRVLTFIDVSNARTLAIWISIATAAFVLGSSLGVWGLWQRRRRLLLLMYKEKAIAQELEQRVDERTTALLCANKKLEQEVRERKNAEEELQKVQAGLIQSAKLATLGEMSAALSHEYNQPLGAIRSHADNAQTYLQMGKQKNAGKSLDRIVSMVERMATLSKTLKGFSRKAGDGVQPVLLAPVFDEVFLLVGPRCRQMNVDLQYSPPGEGVVVMGGAIRLSQVLVNLIGNALDALGPVQNPCLKISVTQATTQVFIAVEDNGAGIPKQAVQQIFDPFFTTKEAGHGVGLGLSISYKIIRDFGGSLEYSKSKQGGACFTLALNYEPMKVEG, from the coding sequence ATGCATATCATTAGACACGCCAACATAAACTCTGCGCGTTCACCCCACTGGAGAACTCCGGTTGTCATGCTGGCGGTGCTGTTGACCAGCCTGATAGCAGGGGCGCTTACATGGGTCATGTGCGAGCAGAAATTTTTAGAGGATGTTGGCGAAAAGGGCCTGTCCACATTGTCTGTTCAATCGGCAAATCTGGAACAGCATCTGGATAAGTTTCGCTTGCTGGCCCCCATTCTTGCAAGAAGCGGCGAAGTGAAGGCAGCTTTCAAGAATAAAGACGTTCGCTCGGCAAGGCGTATTGCCCGTTTGATTGCCGGAATGTCCGGCGCGGATGAGGTTTGGTTTTTCTCGCCGGAAACAGACTTCACTGTCACGAATTTGCTTTCAAGGGATGCCTTGGCCAATAAAGGTAGGTTCGCAGCGCCCGAAGCTTTTAAATCTGCCACTCAAGGACGGCTGGGCCGCCAGCTCATCGTTCGCGGGAGCAATAAGCAAACCAGCTATGTATTTGCCTTCGCTGTAAGGGAGAGGGAAGCCCAGCTGGGTATAATCGCCGTGAGAGTGAGCCTTTCAGGGGTAGAACAAACATGGGCTTTGAGTGCGAATGGCGTGTTTGCCGTTGATGAGAGCGGCCATATTGTTGCAAGCAACAGGCCGGAGCTGAGAGGGCGCCGCTTTGCTGTAACAGAGCAAAAAACCACAAGTGCACCGCCCGACCAGCTTAACCTTGTCAGGGGCCGAACCCTTCTGGGCCTTGAGCTGTTTCAAGCCAGTGAACTGGCCCCCGCAGCCCCGCTTTTGAAACTGGAGCAAACCGTCGCGCCCTTGGGGTGGAGAGTTCTCACGTTCATTGATGTATCAAATGCACGCACTCTGGCGATCTGGATAAGCATTGCCACTGCTGCTTTTGTGCTTGGCAGTTCCCTTGGTGTGTGGGGGCTTTGGCAGCGGCGGCGGCGGTTGCTTTTGCTGATGTACAAGGAAAAAGCCATTGCGCAGGAGCTTGAACAACGGGTTGACGAGCGCACAACTGCCTTGCTTTGTGCCAATAAAAAGCTGGAGCAGGAAGTTCGGGAACGGAAAAATGCGGAAGAAGAGCTGCAAAAGGTGCAGGCCGGCTTGATCCAGTCGGCAAAGCTCGCCACGCTTGGCGAAATGTCCGCAGCTCTTTCCCATGAATACAATCAGCCACTAGGTGCAATCCGCTCCCATGCGGACAATGCGCAAACCTACCTGCAAATGGGAAAGCAGAAAAACGCGGGCAAGTCCTTGGATCGCATTGTCTCAATGGTCGAGCGCATGGCCACCTTGAGCAAAACGCTGAAAGGCTTTAGCAGGAAGGCAGGCGATGGTGTTCAGCCAGTCTTGTTGGCTCCGGTTTTTGATGAGGTTTTTCTGCTGGTTGGACCCAGATGCAGGCAAATGAATGTTGATTTGCAATACTCGCCGCCGGGTGAGGGGGTTGTTGTGATGGGAGGCGCCATTCGCCTTTCTCAAGTTCTCGTCAATTTGATTGGTAATGCGCTGGATGCACTGGGCCCCGTTCAAAACCCGTGCCTGAAAATTTCAGTGACGCAAGCAACAACGCAGGTCTTCATAGCAGTTGAAGACAATGGGGCGGGCATTCCTAAGCAAGCTGTTCAGCAGATCTTTGATCCGTTTTTCACCACCAAGGAAGCAGGTCACGGAGTGGGGCTTGGCCTGTCCATTTCCTATAAGATCATCAGAGATTTTGGTGGGTCTCTTGAATATTCAAAGTCAAAACAGGGCGGCGCGTGTTTCACGCTTGCTCTCAATTATGAGCCCATGAAGGTTGAAGGTTAA
- a CDS encoding thiamine/thiamine pyrophosphate ABC transporter permease ThiP: protein MAERAQPVNPFAGIAAAGLVAALIIGTLAAVAFHAEAGHGIGPSDWSALRFTLTQAALSALISALLAIPVARALARRRFWGRRFLIAILGAPFILPVIVAILGLLQVFGRSGWISDILGLFGLPPLRIYGLHGVVLAHVFFNLPLATRLLLQGWQEVPSERFRLAAQLGCEGTALFRLIELPMLSRILPGILAVIFSICLTSFAVALTLGGGPRATTVELAIYQAFTYDFDLGRAALLSTVQILLTTTAAVAALKLSRTDGFGAGLDHAVRRWDGGSALIDSLWIALAALFLLLPLTAVASSGAMGLFELPASVLKAAVVSISVAAISTVVLLALALPMAATIALGRQGLVEISGILGLAASPLVLGTGLFIILRPLVDPSAFALPVTALVNAVLALPFALRILVPAARDTVSRYGRLSLSLDMSGWAFVTRVLLPRMRAQIGFAAGLAAALSMGDLGVITLFANSETATLPLQIYRLMGAYKMQSAAGGALLLLMLSMSLFWLLDRGGRWHAEA from the coding sequence ATGGCTGAACGCGCTCAGCCAGTAAACCCGTTTGCGGGTATCGCCGCGGCAGGACTTGTCGCGGCGCTTATTATTGGCACCTTGGCCGCAGTGGCCTTTCACGCCGAGGCGGGGCATGGTATTGGCCCCTCAGACTGGTCGGCCCTGCGGTTCACCCTTACACAAGCTGCGCTTTCAGCGCTTATCAGTGCGCTTCTTGCCATTCCGGTGGCCCGCGCCTTGGCACGCAGGCGCTTTTGGGGCCGCCGTTTCCTGATTGCAATTTTAGGAGCCCCCTTCATCCTACCCGTCATCGTAGCAATCCTCGGGCTGCTACAGGTCTTCGGGCGTTCGGGCTGGATTTCGGATATCTTGGGCCTATTCGGGTTACCGCCCTTGCGTATCTATGGCCTGCATGGCGTTGTTCTTGCTCACGTATTTTTCAATCTACCTTTAGCAACACGCCTGCTGTTGCAAGGCTGGCAGGAAGTTCCCTCAGAACGGTTTCGACTGGCGGCACAGTTGGGATGCGAAGGAACTGCTTTATTTCGCTTGATAGAGCTGCCAATGCTCTCCCGGATTCTACCCGGTATTCTCGCTGTTATTTTCTCCATTTGCCTCACAAGTTTTGCTGTTGCACTGACATTGGGCGGCGGCCCACGGGCCACGACAGTCGAGCTGGCGATTTATCAAGCCTTTACCTATGATTTTGATCTTGGACGCGCAGCGCTTCTTTCAACCGTTCAGATACTACTCACAACAACCGCCGCAGTTGCAGCCTTGAAACTTTCACGTACCGATGGATTTGGAGCGGGGCTTGACCATGCCGTACGCCGCTGGGACGGCGGCTCCGCGCTTATTGACAGCCTCTGGATTGCTCTGGCCGCTCTCTTCCTGTTGCTGCCCCTAACGGCGGTGGCGAGCTCCGGTGCAATGGGGCTTTTTGAATTGCCTGCATCTGTTTTGAAAGCCGCTGTGGTTTCAATTTCGGTTGCTGCAATCAGCACAGTTGTTCTATTGGCCCTAGCCCTGCCCATGGCAGCAACCATTGCCCTTGGGCGGCAAGGGCTGGTGGAGATCAGCGGCATTTTGGGGCTGGCCGCTTCTCCGTTGGTCTTGGGCACCGGACTGTTCATTATTCTGCGCCCCTTGGTCGATCCATCCGCTTTTGCGTTGCCGGTCACGGCGCTGGTAAATGCCGTTCTGGCGTTGCCGTTTGCCCTTAGGATTCTTGTTCCTGCGGCGCGCGATACTGTTAGCCGGTATGGACGCCTGTCCCTTTCGCTTGATATGAGCGGATGGGCCTTTGTAACCCGTGTACTTCTTCCGCGTATGCGCGCGCAAATCGGTTTTGCTGCAGGGCTGGCCGCAGCCCTTTCCATGGGGGATCTGGGTGTGATTACGCTTTTTGCAAATTCCGAGACTGCCACCCTGCCCTTGCAGATTTACCGGCTGATGGGGGCCTATAAAATGCAAAGCGCAGCAGGGGGAGCACTGCTTTTATTGATGTTGTCCATGTCACTCTTCTGGCTCTTGGACCGTGGAGGACGCTGGCATGCTGAAGCTTGA
- a CDS encoding thiamine ABC transporter ATP-binding protein — translation MLKLENCIIVNGGFSLKAELSIKAGSSVAIIGPSGAGKSTLLEAIAGFRDLAHGGIFWNGENLAKVHPGKRPAAMLFQDGNLFPHLNTEQNVSLGLRTKGRLSHDEKDTIQRALTRVGLSDMGTRKPAQMSGGQQSRVALARVLVQRRELLLLDEPFAALGPALKAEMLDLVAELVRETGTTLLMVSHDPQDARRITKHSVLVADGSAHAPQPTEELLNNPPPALRSYLG, via the coding sequence ATGCTGAAGCTTGAAAACTGCATAATCGTAAACGGCGGCTTTTCTTTGAAAGCGGAGCTGTCCATCAAAGCTGGAAGCAGCGTTGCCATCATCGGCCCCTCTGGCGCTGGAAAGTCTACCCTTCTGGAGGCGATTGCAGGCTTTCGTGATCTTGCTCACGGCGGAATCTTCTGGAACGGGGAGAACCTTGCCAAAGTACATCCGGGCAAACGCCCGGCAGCAATGCTCTTTCAAGATGGTAACCTGTTCCCACATCTGAACACGGAGCAAAACGTAAGCCTTGGTCTGCGCACTAAAGGCCGTTTGTCTCATGATGAGAAAGACACCATCCAGCGCGCGCTGACCCGTGTGGGTCTTTCTGACATGGGAACACGCAAACCCGCGCAGATGTCAGGAGGACAGCAAAGCCGTGTGGCTCTGGCCCGCGTTCTTGTGCAACGGCGCGAATTGCTGTTGCTGGATGAGCCCTTTGCAGCCCTTGGACCGGCACTTAAAGCTGAAATGCTGGATCTGGTGGCAGAGCTTGTGAGGGAGACCGGCACAACGCTTTTAATGGTAAGCCATGACCCGCAAGATGCCCGCCGTATCACCAAGCACTCTGTTCTGGTGGCAGATGGAAGCGCACATGCTCCCCAGCCCACTGAGGAGCTTTTAAACAACCCTCCTCCCGCACTGCGCAGCTATTTGGGATAA
- a CDS encoding TRAP transporter small permease, giving the protein MGRIGEFIDSLEENILAFLLALMTAVTFSQVVARYCFNTSWGGALEFTRVLFAWLILFGMSYGIKVSSHLGVDAFIRLFPKPVFRGFALLGATLTILYAALLFDASWFGGLWGLENRGSTGGAYDYVAKFYKLSMIGMEDLKFPLWFQELFGVKERVPRWIPYLIMPVGLLLLGLRSIQAFWQILSGKREAMIAAHEAEELVEENRDVLKDRD; this is encoded by the coding sequence GTGGGGCGGATCGGCGAATTTATTGACAGTTTGGAGGAGAACATCCTTGCCTTTCTCTTGGCATTGATGACGGCGGTGACGTTCTCCCAAGTTGTTGCACGATATTGTTTCAATACGTCATGGGGCGGTGCGCTGGAGTTCACGCGCGTGCTGTTTGCATGGCTCATACTCTTTGGAATGAGCTATGGCATCAAAGTCAGCTCTCACCTTGGGGTGGATGCGTTTATCCGGTTGTTTCCAAAACCGGTTTTCAGAGGTTTTGCACTGCTTGGGGCAACACTAACAATTTTGTATGCCGCGCTGCTGTTTGATGCTTCGTGGTTTGGTGGCCTTTGGGGGCTTGAAAACAGAGGCTCGACAGGCGGCGCATATGACTATGTTGCGAAGTTCTACAAGCTTTCCATGATCGGCATGGAAGATCTCAAGTTCCCACTCTGGTTTCAGGAGCTTTTTGGGGTGAAGGAACGGGTTCCCCGCTGGATTCCCTATTTGATTATGCCCGTGGGGCTCCTTCTGCTTGGCCTGCGGTCCATTCAGGCGTTCTGGCAGATTTTAAGCGGTAAACGTGAGGCAATGATCGCGGCTCACGAGGCAGAAGAATTGGTTGAAGAAAACCGTGATGTATTGAAGGACCGGGATTAA
- a CDS encoding sigma-54-dependent transcriptional regulator, giving the protein MPQATILLVDDDVDLREPVAEGLELAGFHVIAMSDPETALEHISHEFYGVLVSDIRMPKMDGFELLKKVFEVDSALPVVFITGHGDVPLAVEAMRAGVYDFIEKPFPVLKLKAVVERALEKRRLTLENRRLREDVGSVSGLEERLVGKSPRMEHLRHTIQALASTAADVLIIGETGTGKEVVARALHEEGERKDKPFVAINCGAMPADIIESELFGHEKGAFTGASGRRIGKLEHANGGTVFLDEIESMPMDLQVKLLRVFETRSIERVGSNQAISLDLRFVAATKEDLERASDAGRFRKDLFYRLNVITIAIPPLRERLEDIPSLFHYLSIGARARYRKEVPLITPTFLAQLMERPWAGNVRELRNVADRFVLGLEGQPSPMKGEAQSGQPLAEQVAAFEKSLISSELQRQEGRIKPTYEALQVSRKALYEKMKKFGLNKENLLEEE; this is encoded by the coding sequence ATGCCGCAAGCAACAATCCTGTTGGTGGATGATGATGTAGACCTGCGTGAACCGGTGGCTGAAGGGCTGGAGCTTGCAGGGTTTCACGTGATTGCCATGAGCGATCCCGAAACCGCCTTGGAGCACATCTCCCACGAGTTCTATGGTGTTCTGGTCAGCGATATCCGCATGCCCAAAATGGACGGGTTTGAACTGCTTAAAAAAGTGTTCGAGGTGGATAGCGCCCTTCCGGTTGTGTTTATCACCGGCCACGGAGATGTACCGCTGGCGGTGGAGGCCATGCGGGCGGGGGTCTATGATTTTATTGAAAAGCCCTTTCCGGTGTTAAAGCTCAAGGCAGTGGTGGAACGCGCGTTGGAAAAGCGCCGCCTCACCTTGGAAAACCGCCGCCTGAGAGAAGATGTGGGCAGCGTTTCCGGTCTGGAGGAGCGTCTCGTGGGCAAAAGCCCGAGGATGGAGCATTTGCGGCATACCATTCAGGCCTTGGCCTCCACTGCCGCCGATGTGCTTATCATTGGGGAAACGGGAACGGGAAAGGAAGTCGTTGCACGTGCTCTTCATGAAGAGGGGGAGCGTAAAGACAAGCCGTTTGTGGCCATTAACTGTGGTGCAATGCCGGCAGACATTATCGAATCCGAGCTCTTTGGTCATGAAAAAGGGGCGTTCACAGGGGCCAGCGGCAGGCGGATCGGAAAGCTGGAACATGCCAATGGCGGGACGGTTTTTCTGGACGAGATCGAATCCATGCCTATGGACCTGCAAGTCAAACTCCTGCGGGTTTTTGAAACGCGTTCCATTGAGCGGGTTGGGTCAAATCAGGCTATTTCTCTTGATCTGCGATTTGTGGCAGCCACCAAGGAGGATCTGGAGCGGGCAAGTGATGCCGGACGTTTTCGCAAGGATTTATTCTACCGCCTCAATGTCATCACCATCGCCATTCCCCCTTTAAGAGAGCGCCTGGAGGATATTCCCTCCCTGTTTCATTATCTGTCCATAGGTGCCCGTGCCCGCTACCGCAAGGAAGTTCCTCTCATAACACCAACGTTTCTAGCTCAGCTTATGGAGCGGCCTTGGGCGGGCAATGTGCGCGAGCTGCGCAATGTGGCGGACCGCTTTGTGCTGGGGCTGGAGGGGCAACCAAGCCCCATGAAGGGGGAAGCCCAATCTGGCCAGCCTCTGGCCGAGCAGGTGGCGGCTTTTGAAAAAAGCCTCATCTCGAGCGAGCTGCAACGGCAGGAGGGGCGCATAAAACCCACTTATGAAGCGCTTCAGGTCTCGCGCAAGGCCCTTTATGAAAAAATGAAGAAGTTTGGCCTGAACAAAGAAAACCTGCTGGAAGAGGAATAA
- a CDS encoding lysine N(6)-hydroxylase/L-ornithine N(5)-oxygenase family protein, which produces MSQLKMIGHQDDASDLLDLAGIGIGPFNLSLAALLDSLPNTRAGFYDKNSQFAWHPGLLFPDSILQTSFLKDLVTPVQPTNPHSFTNFLVSHKRFYDFLAGRFTGVSRLEFNAYLAWAAQRIDSLNWDHQAQSISFKDSAFTVDFGNGKNVRARNLSLGIGMSANIPAWAQTHMGTSCIHAGHYLNHKLETAGKRIAVIGGGQTGAEIVLDLLSNPSVEPHHVSWISNLPRFSPLEEGGFVDQVFTPNYVESYQSMGPEQQAFEFAGQKLASDGLTPVTVDALYKEIYKRTHLVSQKGGISLLPSRNAVALSHNGSHYDLVCQQIIGDVKESHSVDIIILATGASPKLPQFLEDLKPRLDLDERGLPKLDDAYEIQWDGPSQNKIFGLNMGLRSHGIVDPQMSLMAWRSAKIINRLMDKEIFETTAGHSLVDWSPQINSNANYGETSCLAS; this is translated from the coding sequence ATGAGCCAGCTAAAAATGATAGGGCATCAAGATGATGCAAGTGATCTTCTAGATCTCGCGGGTATAGGAATAGGTCCATTCAACCTCAGCCTCGCAGCGCTGCTGGATAGCCTTCCAAACACAAGAGCCGGTTTCTACGACAAAAACTCCCAGTTTGCATGGCATCCGGGCCTTTTGTTTCCAGACAGTATTTTACAAACATCCTTCCTTAAGGATCTGGTGACACCTGTTCAGCCCACAAACCCCCATTCCTTCACGAACTTTCTGGTCTCTCACAAGCGTTTCTATGACTTCCTTGCCGGACGGTTCACGGGTGTAAGCCGGTTGGAGTTTAACGCTTATCTGGCATGGGCTGCCCAGCGTATAGACAGCCTTAACTGGGATCATCAGGCGCAAAGCATATCGTTTAAAGATAGTGCGTTCACCGTAGACTTCGGCAACGGCAAAAACGTAAGGGCGCGCAACCTGTCTCTTGGCATCGGCATGAGCGCCAACATTCCAGCATGGGCGCAAACTCATATGGGAACCAGCTGTATCCACGCGGGCCACTACCTCAACCACAAACTCGAAACCGCTGGCAAAAGAATTGCCGTCATAGGAGGCGGACAGACCGGAGCTGAAATTGTCCTCGACCTTTTGAGCAATCCTTCTGTGGAGCCCCATCATGTCAGCTGGATCAGCAATTTACCGCGTTTCTCTCCGCTGGAAGAAGGCGGTTTTGTCGATCAGGTTTTCACCCCGAACTATGTGGAGAGCTATCAGTCCATGGGGCCAGAACAGCAAGCCTTTGAGTTTGCTGGGCAAAAGCTTGCAAGTGATGGCCTGACACCGGTCACGGTTGATGCGCTTTATAAAGAAATCTACAAGCGTACACACTTGGTTTCCCAAAAGGGCGGCATTTCCCTTCTCCCCTCCCGCAATGCTGTTGCCCTGTCCCATAATGGGTCCCACTATGATCTAGTGTGCCAGCAGATTATTGGTGATGTTAAAGAAAGCCATAGTGTCGATATCATCATCCTTGCCACCGGCGCCTCTCCAAAGCTCCCACAGTTCCTTGAGGATCTAAAGCCGCGTCTGGACCTTGATGAGCGTGGTCTTCCAAAGCTGGATGACGCCTATGAGATCCAATGGGATGGCCCCTCCCAGAACAAGATATTCGGCCTGAACATGGGCCTGCGTTCCCACGGAATTGTTGACCCGCAAATGAGCCTCATGGCGTGGCGCAGTGCTAAAATCATCAATCGTCTGATGGATAAAGAGATATTCGAGACCACCGCAGGCCACAGCTTGGTAGATTGGAGCCCTCAAATAAACTCCAATGCAAATTACGGGGAAACCAGCTGCTTGGCTTCCTAG
- a CDS encoding MFS transporter encodes MSFTILANSFYQGTLILMVPLLQQLFSISLSSLGILIGGGLIISACTVPLWGRVASRLGYRRTLQLTTVGSLCGLVLMIIAIWLQQHNVLGLSELYFAFLVAARSVYCLFSAALLPLIQSYKASSAAKGKVLSKVAASSSLQAAGRLIANGLGGFMLSYSILMPLLSILPLFILSLFRIPPTSVHAPKGEATSFKVLLQPLVVTLTLQMVIGGTYVLLGPWLGERFDLSAEAAASTTALCLFWATLTTLLSQLALTLLLGTRKKIAMLLGLTLVSISLAALPFASSIVQVVLITCLLSSGTALTLSSNLALTLEGAGQQRSPTVTTTLFSAQLVGLGVGSIVFARLGELGISTSFHVASLFTFILVAALVLFRGLSQFQLKSQPFQKDS; translated from the coding sequence ATGTCCTTCACAATACTTGCAAATTCATTTTATCAGGGCACTTTGATCCTAATGGTTCCACTGCTCCAGCAGCTGTTTTCAATCAGCTTGAGCTCTCTGGGCATTCTTATTGGCGGCGGATTAATCATCTCCGCCTGCACGGTTCCGCTTTGGGGGAGAGTTGCATCGCGGCTGGGGTATCGCAGAACCTTGCAACTGACCACAGTGGGAAGCCTGTGCGGTCTGGTGCTCATGATTATTGCGATCTGGCTGCAGCAGCACAATGTACTGGGCTTGAGTGAACTGTATTTCGCATTCCTTGTTGCCGCCCGTTCTGTTTACTGCCTGTTTTCTGCCGCTCTGCTTCCCTTGATACAGTCTTACAAGGCAAGCAGTGCCGCAAAGGGGAAAGTCCTGTCGAAGGTCGCGGCCTCCAGTTCCTTGCAGGCGGCTGGCCGCTTGATCGCCAACGGCCTAGGCGGATTTATGCTGTCCTACAGTATCCTTATGCCTCTTTTGAGCATCCTTCCGCTATTTATTCTATCGCTGTTTCGAATCCCCCCCACCAGTGTTCACGCACCAAAAGGCGAAGCCACATCTTTTAAGGTACTCCTGCAGCCACTGGTGGTCACCTTAACCCTCCAAATGGTCATTGGTGGAACTTATGTTCTTCTGGGCCCGTGGCTGGGGGAGCGATTTGACCTTAGTGCCGAAGCTGCCGCCTCGACCACCGCGCTTTGTCTGTTTTGGGCAACACTTACGACGCTCTTAAGTCAACTGGCTCTCACGCTACTACTTGGAACACGCAAAAAAATCGCAATGCTGCTTGGCCTGACACTGGTGTCCATCTCCTTAGCCGCGCTGCCTTTTGCAAGCTCAATTGTACAGGTCGTCCTGATAACCTGCCTGCTCTCTTCCGGTACCGCTCTCACACTGAGTTCCAATCTGGCTTTAACCCTTGAAGGGGCGGGTCAACAACGCTCTCCAACAGTGACCACAACGCTATTCAGTGCCCAGCTGGTCGGCCTTGGAGTGGGAAGTATTGTCTTTGCCCGTTTAGGGGAGCTGGGCATTTCAACAAGCTTTCACGTTGCATCACTCTTCACCTTTATTTTGGTGGCCGCCCTCGTCCTCTTCCGGGGCCTTTCTCAATTTCAACTCAAATCCCAACCTTTTCAAAAGGACTCCTGA